In the Streptomyces sp. f51 genome, one interval contains:
- a CDS encoding helix-turn-helix transcriptional regulator, with protein sequence MAADTAESVEVRTALVRLRRATGLPVAFGGLVEPGGRLVRISELSGTATPALSALAVSSGNGLGGKAVALARPCAVSDYESSRQISHEYDTAVAAEGLCSVLAVPVVVRRRVRGVLYGALRTAQPLGDRTLGAAVEAARDVEQALVVRDAARELLGAVREPGPARGAAGDAAWEEVREAHGTLRALAPRIADPGLRAELLSVCGRLAGAAAPPQPVPRAVGLSPREVDVLACVAAGATNAAAAERLGLRPETVKGYLRSAMRRLGAHTRLEAVVAARRAGVLP encoded by the coding sequence GTGGCGGCGGACACGGCGGAGTCGGTGGAAGTGCGGACCGCGCTGGTGCGGCTGCGGCGTGCCACGGGGCTGCCCGTGGCCTTCGGCGGGCTGGTCGAGCCCGGCGGCCGGCTGGTGCGCATCAGCGAGTTGAGCGGCACGGCGACCCCCGCGCTGAGCGCGCTCGCGGTGTCCTCGGGCAACGGTCTGGGCGGCAAGGCGGTGGCCCTCGCCCGGCCCTGCGCGGTGAGCGACTACGAGTCCTCGCGGCAGATCAGCCACGAGTACGACACGGCGGTGGCGGCGGAGGGGCTGTGTTCGGTGCTCGCGGTTCCCGTCGTCGTACGGCGCCGGGTGCGCGGTGTGCTCTACGGCGCCCTGCGGACGGCCCAGCCGCTGGGCGACCGCACGCTGGGCGCGGCCGTCGAGGCGGCCCGGGACGTGGAGCAGGCCCTCGTCGTCCGGGACGCGGCCCGTGAACTGCTGGGCGCCGTCCGCGAGCCCGGGCCGGCTCGGGGAGCGGCGGGCGATGCGGCCTGGGAGGAGGTGCGCGAGGCGCACGGGACCCTGCGGGCGCTGGCGCCGCGGATCGCCGACCCGGGGCTGCGGGCCGAACTGCTCTCGGTGTGCGGCCGGCTGGCCGGGGCGGCGGCTCCGCCGCAGCCGGTGCCGCGCGCGGTGGGACTGTCCCCGCGCGAGGTGGACGTGCTCGCCTGTGTCGCGGCGGGCGCGACCAACGCGGCCGCCGCCGAGCGGCTCGGACTGCGTCCGGAGACGGTGAAGGGGTATCTGCGGTCGGCGATGCGCAGGCTCGGCGCGCACACCCGTCTGGAGGCGGTCGTCGCCGCGCGCCGGGCCGGGGTGCTGCCTTAG